The following are from one region of the Silene latifolia isolate original U9 population chromosome 9, ASM4854445v1, whole genome shotgun sequence genome:
- the LOC141598861 gene encoding phosphatidylinositol 4-kinase gamma 7-like, with protein sequence MSKLDSPVQTQAPVGIFKNLLSRKFHGSPNHSTGRRRVFVQTDNGCVLGMELDRNDNVHTVKRRLQVALSLPTDESSLSFGDTVLKNDLDAIRDYSPLLLSRSNMHRSSSTPCLSPRDVEPKDKSKLVEVLGNSDRLVEAKNIVKEIVKAIKNGVEPVPVNGGLGGAYYFRNSRGESVAIVKPTDEEPFAPNNPKGFVGRVLGQPGLKRSVRVGETGIREVVAYLLDHEHFAGVPATALVKITHSIFNVNDGVNGNKPHKKKLVSKIASCQQFIPHDFDASDHGTSSFPVSAVHRIGILDVRIFNTDRHAGNLLVRKLDGVGRFGQVELIPIDHGLCLPESLEDPYFEWIHWPQASIPFSEDELEYIERLNPYKDCDMLRSELPTIREACLRVLVLCTIFLKEAAAFGLCLAEIGEMMTREFRSGEEDPSELELVCLEASRLVVAERELLMPKSDATDDDFLFDIDCEDLDLDHTPKMATGEDFCNRSPSFGMNGRNPFTRLASLEEEEEESDDGEVEEGEGEAFTIPPIPKKFPSISNISMSLKNTILGEKNLKFPGMMKPETGYSSSGHRSANEQLPMSANFVKVSDMNEEEWSLFLDKFQELLRPAFAHRKSVTIGRQRQRLGTSCQF encoded by the coding sequence ATGTCTAAGCTAGATAGTCCTGTTCAGACCCAGGCTCCCGTCGGGATTTTCAAGAACTTGTTGTCGAGGAAATTCCATGGGAGCCCGAATCATTCGACTGGGAGGAGAAGGGTGTTTGTTCAGACTGATAATGGTTGTGTATTGGGGATGGAGTTGGATCGTAATGATAATGTTCATACTGTGAAGAGAAGGCTGCAGGTTGCGTTGAGTCTTCCGACTGATGAAAGCTCGTTGTCGTTTGGGGATACGGTTTTGAAAAATGACCTTGATGCCATTAGGGATTATTCACCCTTGCTTTTGTCTAGGAGCAATATGCATAGGAGTTCATCAACTCCATGTTTGTCTCCTCGAGATGTTGAGCCCAAGGACAAGAGTAAGTTAGTTGAGGTGCTAGGGAATTCGGATAGGCTTGTGGAGGCTAAGAATATCGTGAAGGAGATTGTTAAGGCGATAAAAAATGGAGTTGAGCCGGTGCCTGTTAATGGTGGACTTGGAGGTGCTTACTATTTTAGGAATAGTAGGGGTGAGAGTGTTGCTATTGTGAAGCCCACTGATGAGGAACCCTTTGCACCAAATAACCCGAAAGGATTTGTGGGCAGGGTGCTGGGGCAGCCGGGGCTGAAGCGGTCGGTCAGGGTTGGAGAGACGGGCATCAGAGAGGTTGTTGCTTATCTTCTTGATCATGAGCATTTTGCTGGTGTACCTGCCACGGCTTTGGTGAAAATCACGCACTCGATCTTTAATGTTAATGATGGGGTAAATGGTAACAAACCTCACAAGAAAAAATTGGTCAGTAAGATTGCTTCATGTCAGCAGTTCATTCCTCATGACTTTGATGCTAGCGACCATGGAACTTCAAGCTTCCCGGTCTCTGCTGTCCATAGAATTGGGATTTTGGACGTTAGGATTTTCAACACGGACAGGCATGCTGGAAACCTTCTTGTTAGGAAGCTTGATGGTGTGGGGAGATTCGGTCAAGTGGAGCTCATTCCGATTGACCATGGTCTTTGCCTTCCTGAAAGTTTGGAGGATCCGTACTTTGAGTGGATCCATTGGCCTCAGGCCTCAATCCCATTTTCCGAAGACGAGCTTGAATACATTGAGAGGCTTAATCCATACAAAGATTGTGACATGCTTCGATCTGAGCTTCCAACGATTCGTGAAGCTTGCCTTAGGGTTTTGGTTCTCTGCACTATTTTCCTCAAGGAAGCTGCTGCATTTGGTCTCTGTCTTGCTGAGATTGGTGAGATGATGACCCGGGAATTTCGTAGTGGAGAGGAAGACCCTAGTGAACTCGAGCTTGTCTGCCTCGAAGCAAGCAGGCTGGTGGTGGCAGAGAGGGAACTGTTAATGCCAAAGTCTGATGCGACTGATGATGACTTTCTGTTTGACATTGACTGTGAAGACCTCGACCTTGATCACACTCCAAAGATGGCGACTGGTGAGGATTTCTGCAACAGATCTCCATCCTTTGGTATGAATGGCAGAAACCCTTTCACAAGGCTAGCAAGTCtcgaggaggaagaggaagagagCGATGATGGTGAAGTTGAAGAGGGAGAGGGAGAGGCTTTTACAATTCCTCCTATTCCTAAGAAATTCCCATCAATTTCAAACATCTCAATGTCCCTCAAGAATACCATCTTAGGCGAAAAGAATCTCAAGTTTCCCGGGATGATGAAACCAGAAACCGGGTATTCATCCTCAGGCCACAGGAGCGCAAATGAGCAGCTTCCCATGAGTGCAAACTTTGTTAAGGTGTCCGACATGAATGAAGAAGAATGGTCACTATTTCTCGATAAGTTCCAGGAGCTTCTCCGCCCAGCATTTGCCCACCGCAAATCTGTTACCATCGGAAGGCAGAGGCAAAGGCTCGGAACTTCGTGCCAGTTTTGA